A genomic window from Microvirga sp. TS319 includes:
- a CDS encoding cobalamin biosynthesis protein, with protein sequence MIVAGVGFRRGAAAEEIVALVEQALARAAMAREALDRIATVEPLAALSAFTEAARRLAVTPICVAEQALVAAAPRGSTHSARSMAAHGVGSVAEAAALAAGGPRSELILERIASASVTCALARGEIRS encoded by the coding sequence ATGATCGTGGCCGGTGTGGGTTTCAGGCGGGGCGCCGCCGCCGAGGAGATCGTCGCGCTGGTGGAACAGGCGCTCGCCCGCGCCGCGATGGCCCGGGAGGCGCTGGATCGGATCGCGACGGTCGAGCCGCTCGCTGCCCTTTCGGCGTTCACGGAGGCGGCCCGCCGTCTTGCCGTCACGCCTATCTGTGTTGCAGAACAGGCCCTGGTCGCCGCGGCGCCCCGCGGGAGCACACACTCGGCGCGCTCCATGGCGGCCCACGGGGTCGGATCGGTCGCGGAGGCCGCCGCGCTCGCGGCGGGAGGACCGCGATCGGAACTCATCCTGGAGCGCATCGCCTCGGCCTCCGTCACCTGCGCCCTCGCACGAGGGGAGATACGTTCATGA
- a CDS encoding cobyrinate a,c-diamide synthase, with translation MTSAPGILIAAPRSGSGKTTITLGLQRALARRGMRVRGVKCGPDYIDPAFHAEATGAPSYNLDSFAMSTRLLTALAAASAEAADLIVAEGSMGLFDGVRQDIGRTGASADIAALFGWPVVLVLDVSGHAQSAAAVALGCARFDPRITVAGVVLNRVASDRHRRLVEDGMARIGLPVLGALMRTDTLTLPERHLGLVQAGETAELGPRLERLADAVENAVDIDRLLALSGPTRIGADALAHRAKKWPRFFASNDAPFKEWSIGLDPKSGSTFGSDALALALPPPGQRIALASDQAFSFIYPHVLAGWRAAGAEIVTFSPLADEPPPPDCDICWLPGGYPELHAGRIAGAGRFLQGLRCFSTDRPVHGECGGYMVLGRTLEDGSGHVHSMAGLLPVETSYAKRKMHLGYRVAHLIHDGVLGPAGSRLVGHEFHYASVTYGDTSSDAAFATITDAEGNHLGPAGHRSGCVTGSFFHAIARE, from the coding sequence GTGACCTCCGCTCCCGGCATTCTCATCGCGGCGCCCCGCTCAGGATCGGGCAAGACGACGATCACGCTCGGACTGCAAAGGGCGCTTGCACGCCGTGGCATGCGGGTTCGCGGTGTGAAATGCGGGCCGGACTACATCGATCCGGCATTCCATGCGGAAGCCACCGGCGCACCGAGCTACAACCTCGACAGCTTCGCCATGAGCACGCGCCTGCTGACGGCGCTTGCCGCCGCGTCCGCAGAGGCCGCGGATCTCATCGTGGCTGAAGGATCGATGGGCCTTTTCGACGGCGTGCGCCAGGACATCGGCCGCACCGGAGCCAGCGCCGACATCGCCGCTCTGTTCGGCTGGCCGGTGGTTCTCGTGCTCGACGTTTCGGGGCATGCGCAATCGGCCGCCGCCGTCGCCCTCGGCTGCGCCCGTTTCGATCCGAGGATCACGGTCGCCGGCGTGGTGCTGAACAGGGTCGCGAGCGACCGCCACCGCAGGCTCGTGGAGGACGGCATGGCGCGCATCGGCCTGCCGGTGCTCGGCGCGCTCATGAGGACCGACACGCTGACCCTGCCCGAGCGCCATCTCGGTCTCGTTCAGGCCGGAGAGACCGCAGAACTCGGCCCGCGGTTGGAGCGCCTTGCCGATGCGGTGGAAAACGCCGTCGACATCGACCGTCTCCTCGCCCTGAGCGGCCCGACCCGCATCGGCGCGGACGCCCTGGCGCATCGTGCGAAAAAGTGGCCCCGGTTTTTCGCTTCGAACGATGCGCCCTTTAAGGAGTGGAGCATCGGATTGGATCCCAAAAGTGGGTCCACTTTTGGGTCCGATGCTCTAGCGCTAGCTCTGCCGCCACCGGGGCAGCGCATCGCCCTCGCGTCCGATCAGGCATTCTCGTTCATCTACCCCCATGTGCTCGCAGGCTGGCGAGCGGCGGGAGCGGAGATCGTCACCTTCTCGCCCCTCGCGGACGAACCTCCGCCGCCGGATTGCGACATATGCTGGCTGCCGGGAGGCTACCCGGAGCTTCACGCGGGCCGCATCGCTGGGGCGGGCCGGTTCCTTCAAGGTCTGCGCTGCTTCTCCACGGATCGTCCCGTTCATGGCGAATGCGGAGGATATATGGTCCTGGGCAGGACGCTCGAGGACGGGAGCGGCCACGTTCATTCCATGGCGGGGCTTCTGCCCGTCGAGACGAGCTATGCCAAGCGCAAGATGCATCTCGGCTATCGGGTCGCGCATCTGATCCACGACGGAGTGCTCGGCCCCGCAGGAAGCCGCCTTGTCGGGCACGAGTTTCATTATGCCTCGGTCACGTACGGCGACACCTCTTCCGATGCGGCCTTTGCCACCATCACCGATGCCGAGGGAAATCATCTGGGACCTGCCGGCCACCGCAGCGGATGTGTCACAGGCAGCTTCTTCCACGCCATCGCGCGCGAATGA
- a CDS encoding cytochrome c oxidase subunit II translates to MAVALILVLVAVGSVVFHLLSPWWWTPIASNWAYIDTTIIMTFWIAGAVFVAVVLFMAYCVYRFRYQPGRQAHYEPESRRLELWLTIVTAVGVAAMLTPGLFVWRQFITVPQDATDVEVVGQQWQWSFRLPGPDGKLGASDARLISPDNPLGISRDDPVGQDDVVIEGGELHLPVGKPVKALLRSVDVIHDFYVPEMRAKMDLVPGQVSYIWFTPTRTGTFEILCAELCGVGHPQMRGTVVVQEQSDYQAWLQGQEPRDFARVAPEAQ, encoded by the coding sequence ATGGCTGTAGCGCTCATACTGGTTCTGGTCGCCGTCGGCTCGGTGGTGTTCCATCTCCTGAGCCCCTGGTGGTGGACGCCCATTGCGTCGAACTGGGCCTATATCGATACCACGATCATCATGACCTTCTGGATCGCCGGGGCTGTCTTCGTCGCCGTCGTCCTGTTCATGGCCTATTGCGTCTACCGGTTTCGCTATCAGCCGGGAAGACAGGCTCATTATGAGCCGGAGAGCAGACGGCTGGAGCTGTGGCTGACCATCGTCACGGCAGTGGGCGTCGCAGCCATGCTGACGCCGGGCCTGTTCGTCTGGAGACAGTTCATCACGGTCCCGCAGGATGCGACGGACGTGGAGGTCGTCGGGCAGCAATGGCAATGGAGCTTCAGGCTGCCCGGGCCCGACGGCAAGCTCGGCGCATCCGACGCGCGCCTGATCAGCCCCGACAACCCTCTCGGGATCAGCCGCGATGATCCAGTGGGACAGGACGATGTCGTGATCGAGGGCGGCGAGCTGCATCTGCCGGTGGGCAAGCCCGTCAAGGCGCTGCTGCGCTCCGTCGACGTGATTCACGATTTCTACGTGCCCGAGATGCGGGCGAAGATGGACCTGGTGCCGGGCCAGGTCTCCTATATCTGGTTCACGCCGACCCGGACCGGTACTTTCGAGATCCTGTGCGCGGAACTCTGCGGCGTCGGGCATCCGCAGATGCGCGGAACCGTCGTCGTGCAGGAGCAGAGTGACTACCAGGCATGGCTGCAAGGTCAGGAGCCGCGCGATTTTGCGCGGGTCGCACCGGAAGCCCAATGA
- the cobJ gene encoding precorrin-3B C(17)-methyltransferase has translation MTGRITIVGLGPGDPRWLTPAASEALASATDLVGYGPYVGRVPEQPGQRRHVSDNRVELDRARFALDLAANGARVAVVSGGDPGVFAMAAAVFEAIETGDPAWRGLDIHVEPGITAMLAAAARVGAPLGGDFCAMSLSDNLKPWEVVEKRLRAAVEADFVVALYNPISSARPWQLGAALKIVAEARAPDTPIILARAVARPDERIRILALSEVEASLADMSTVVIIGASTTRRIEKSDGDTPYVYTPRYYGVRA, from the coding sequence ATGACGGGCCGGATTACCATCGTCGGCCTCGGCCCGGGCGATCCGCGCTGGCTGACGCCGGCAGCCAGCGAGGCCCTCGCCTCGGCGACGGATCTCGTTGGCTATGGCCCCTATGTCGGCCGCGTGCCGGAACAGCCCGGTCAGCGCCGCCATGTCTCGGACAACCGCGTCGAACTCGACCGTGCGCGCTTCGCCCTCGATCTTGCCGCCAATGGTGCCCGGGTCGCCGTGGTGTCCGGCGGAGATCCCGGCGTGTTCGCGATGGCGGCGGCGGTGTTCGAAGCGATCGAGACGGGCGATCCCGCGTGGCGCGGCCTCGATATCCACGTCGAGCCCGGCATCACGGCCATGCTCGCCGCCGCTGCCCGGGTAGGCGCACCGCTGGGCGGCGATTTCTGCGCCATGTCGCTCTCCGACAATCTCAAGCCCTGGGAGGTCGTCGAAAAGCGTTTGAGAGCGGCCGTCGAAGCCGATTTCGTCGTGGCGCTCTACAACCCGATTTCGTCCGCACGGCCCTGGCAGCTCGGCGCGGCGCTGAAGATCGTTGCCGAAGCGCGAGCCCCCGACACGCCGATCATACTCGCCCGCGCGGTCGCGCGTCCCGACGAACGCATCAGAATCCTGGCGCTTAGCGAGGTGGAGGCCTCGCTTGCCGACATGTCCACCGTGGTGATCATCGGCGCCAGCACGACACGGCGGATCGAGAAGAGCGACGGCGATACGCCCTACGTGTACACACCGCGCTATTACGGAGTGCGCGCGTGA
- the cbiE gene encoding precorrin-6y C5,15-methyltransferase (decarboxylating) subunit CbiE, translating into MSPFSPNSAPESTVRQSSAPPCRPWLTIIGIGEDGRAGLSAAALAALDGAKLVIGGARHLDLAAPLSARTLAWPSPFSDGYRLVLERRGEPTCVLATGDPFHYGIGAELARQVPAEEIISFPQPSAFSLAAARLGWSLPECDCVSLHGRALERIVPALQPGARIIALSWDGATPGKLADLLQARGLGSSKVTVLEAMGGARERIRSATAADFSIADIAPLNSVAIEVVAADDARIVPLAPGLPDTWFENDGQLTKAEIRALTLAALAPKAGELLWDIGAGAGSVGIEWCLRHPRNRCIGIEEREDRAERARRNAAELGATTLEIRLGRAPEALSGLPSPDAVFIGGGASEPGIFDMAWTALRPGGRLVVNAVTLETETLLGTLHARHGGLMRRLALSRLDRIGGMHGWRAAMPVTQWVGTKP; encoded by the coding sequence ATGAGCCCCTTTTCTCCGAATTCCGCGCCCGAGTCGACCGTCCGTCAGTCGAGCGCTCCACCGTGCCGCCCCTGGCTGACCATCATCGGCATCGGCGAAGATGGGCGCGCGGGCCTGTCGGCGGCGGCCCTCGCGGCTCTCGACGGGGCAAAGCTCGTGATCGGTGGCGCGCGCCACCTCGACTTGGCCGCCCCTCTTTCCGCGCGTACGCTCGCGTGGCCGAGCCCCTTTTCTGACGGATACAGGTTGGTTCTGGAAAGACGGGGCGAGCCCACATGCGTGCTCGCGACGGGTGACCCCTTCCACTACGGCATCGGCGCCGAGCTTGCCCGCCAGGTCCCGGCCGAGGAGATCATCAGCTTTCCGCAGCCCTCCGCCTTCAGCCTCGCGGCCGCACGCCTGGGGTGGTCCCTGCCCGAGTGCGACTGCGTGAGTCTTCACGGAAGGGCCCTCGAACGGATCGTGCCCGCTCTTCAGCCGGGCGCTCGCATCATCGCCCTGTCGTGGGACGGCGCCACGCCGGGCAAACTCGCGGACCTTCTGCAGGCAAGAGGATTAGGCTCCTCGAAGGTCACCGTGCTCGAAGCCATGGGGGGCGCGCGCGAGCGCATCCGATCCGCGACCGCAGCCGACTTCTCCATCGCGGACATCGCCCCGCTCAATTCCGTCGCCATCGAGGTCGTAGCCGCGGACGATGCCCGCATCGTTCCCCTGGCGCCGGGCCTTCCCGACACGTGGTTCGAGAATGACGGTCAGCTCACGAAGGCGGAAATCCGCGCGCTGACGCTTGCGGCGCTCGCACCGAAAGCGGGCGAATTGCTGTGGGATATCGGCGCGGGTGCGGGTTCTGTCGGCATCGAATGGTGCCTGCGCCATCCGCGAAACCGCTGCATCGGAATCGAGGAGCGTGAGGACCGAGCCGAACGGGCGCGTCGCAACGCGGCGGAACTTGGCGCCACAACCCTGGAGATCAGGCTCGGCCGCGCTCCCGAGGCGCTCTCCGGCCTGCCCTCTCCTGACGCGGTCTTCATCGGCGGCGGCGCATCCGAACCCGGAATCTTCGATATGGCCTGGACGGCGCTCAGGCCCGGCGGGCGCCTGGTCGTCAACGCGGTGACCCTTGAGACCGAAACATTGCTCGGCACCCTTCATGCCCGTCACGGAGGTCTCATGCGGCGTCTGGCGCTCTCGCGCCTGGACCGCATCGGCGGCATGCATGGCTGGCGAGCGGCCATGCCCGTCACGCAATGGGTGGGGACGAAGCCATGA
- the cobA gene encoding uroporphyrinogen-III C-methyltransferase, protein MKHIPPFDPGSGENAETRLARLSRVTPSLTPGTVWLVGAGPGDPGLLTIHALNALATADVIVYDALVGPDILSFARADAVLEFAGKRGGRPSAVQRDICERLIQLAREGRRVLRLKGGDPFIFGRGGEEALALAEAGISFRIVPGVSSGLASLAVHGVPATFRQSNHAVILATGHPAPGEDIDWASLARTGVPIVLYMAVSSISSIVGALMEGGLSGDTPTLTVHDATTARESVVEARLENLPDLAEKGMIRSPAIIAIGAIAAFRAAIADHLLEFGNEAAR, encoded by the coding sequence ATGAAGCACATTCCGCCCTTCGATCCTGGATCAGGCGAGAACGCGGAAACGCGCCTGGCACGCCTGAGCCGCGTCACACCCTCGTTGACCCCGGGCACCGTCTGGCTCGTCGGGGCGGGTCCGGGCGATCCGGGGCTGCTGACGATCCATGCCCTCAACGCCCTGGCGACGGCGGATGTGATCGTCTACGACGCGCTGGTCGGACCGGACATCCTGTCGTTCGCCCGCGCAGACGCCGTGCTCGAATTCGCGGGCAAGCGTGGAGGCAGGCCCTCGGCGGTTCAGCGGGACATCTGCGAACGGCTGATCCAGCTTGCCCGCGAGGGCCGCCGGGTGCTGCGGCTGAAGGGTGGCGATCCCTTCATCTTCGGACGAGGCGGTGAGGAGGCGCTGGCGCTTGCCGAGGCCGGTATCTCGTTCCGCATCGTTCCAGGAGTGTCGAGCGGCCTCGCATCGCTGGCGGTCCATGGAGTGCCGGCAACGTTCCGCCAATCCAACCATGCGGTCATTCTCGCGACGGGCCATCCGGCCCCCGGCGAGGACATCGACTGGGCCTCCCTGGCCCGCACGGGCGTTCCTATCGTTCTCTACATGGCGGTTTCGAGCATTTCGTCGATCGTCGGCGCCCTGATGGAAGGAGGGCTTTCCGGCGACACGCCGACGCTCACCGTCCACGACGCGACGACGGCCCGGGAAAGCGTGGTCGAGGCAAGACTCGAAAACCTGCCCGATCTCGCCGAGAAAGGCATGATCCGCTCTCCCGCGATCATCGCCATCGGGGCAATTGCGGCCTTCCGCGCCGCCATTGCCGATCATCTCCTGGAATTCGGCAACGAGGCGGCTCGGTGA
- a CDS encoding serine protease, with protein sequence MGAPLQVRTALCAVALALLAITVGPDGAVSRASAQESSAKGSRASCVDPSAYTRSVVSISRYFDKARRDGSAEIIGERATAWFYTSPRILVTAAHFANTLPVQGWQDVELRQTAREGEPGVMVLTPLRVVARGRLAGGMAEDVAILELRDPFPHAQVLEVETEVPPKNAMVLVLGYPGGRMQTAHGFLRDAATPASRYAGLAMIEIQGSDRLLLNVGTSGSPVLDCVGGRVIGVLNALLTLSPLPVPPSDNPAIPTPKGSPTNTAVPAATLTAVWNRTL encoded by the coding sequence ATGGGCGCCCCCCTGCAGGTCCGGACGGCGCTTTGCGCCGTTGCCCTGGCGCTGCTTGCGATCACCGTCGGGCCTGACGGTGCCGTCTCGCGAGCTAGCGCCCAGGAGAGCAGCGCCAAGGGGAGCCGCGCATCCTGTGTGGATCCTTCGGCCTATACCCGCTCCGTCGTGAGCATCAGTCGGTATTTCGACAAGGCGAGGCGGGACGGATCCGCGGAGATCATCGGAGAGAGGGCCACGGCCTGGTTCTATACCTCACCCCGTATCCTCGTCACCGCCGCTCACTTTGCAAACACTCTGCCTGTACAAGGCTGGCAAGATGTCGAGTTGCGGCAGACGGCCCGCGAAGGAGAACCCGGGGTGATGGTCCTCACGCCATTGCGCGTGGTGGCCCGGGGGAGACTTGCCGGGGGAATGGCGGAGGACGTGGCGATCCTGGAGCTGCGCGACCCATTCCCGCATGCACAGGTGCTCGAAGTCGAGACGGAGGTGCCCCCGAAGAACGCGATGGTCCTGGTGCTGGGCTATCCCGGCGGGAGAATGCAGACCGCGCACGGTTTCCTGCGCGACGCGGCCACCCCGGCCAGCCGATATGCCGGCCTGGCCATGATCGAAATCCAGGGGTCCGATCGGCTCCTGCTCAACGTCGGCACCTCGGGATCGCCGGTGCTCGATTGCGTCGGGGGCAGGGTGATCGGAGTGCTCAACGCTCTGCTGACACTGTCGCCGCTCCCAGTCCCGCCCTCGGACAACCCGGCAATTCCAACCCCGAAGGGCAGTCCGACCAACACGGCCGTTCCCGCCGCGACGCTGACGGCGGTCTGGAACCGCACCCTCTAG
- the cobM gene encoding precorrin-4 C(11)-methyltransferase gives MTVHFIGAGPGAADLITVRGRTLVESCPVCLYAGSIVPPEILSWCPPGARLVDTAPLDLEAIAAEYARAHERGEDVARLHSGDLSIWSAMGEQIRRLDGLGIPYTITPGVPAFAAAAAVLGRELTVPEIGQSVVLTRTSGRASSMPETESLTLFAQTRATLAIHLSIHVIEKVVEDLLPAYGSDCPAAVVWRASWPDERVLKGTLGTIAPMVRAEKLERTALILVGRTLEATDFRDSALYSTDYDRRFRPSLRKDT, from the coding sequence ATGACCGTTCACTTCATCGGAGCAGGTCCGGGAGCCGCCGACCTGATCACCGTCCGCGGGCGCACTCTCGTCGAAAGCTGCCCCGTCTGCCTCTATGCCGGCTCCATCGTGCCGCCGGAGATCCTGTCCTGGTGCCCGCCCGGTGCACGCCTCGTCGACACGGCGCCCCTGGATCTCGAAGCCATCGCAGCGGAATATGCGCGAGCGCACGAGCGCGGCGAGGACGTCGCGCGCCTGCATTCGGGCGACCTGTCCATCTGGAGCGCCATGGGCGAGCAGATCCGCCGTCTCGACGGGCTCGGCATTCCCTACACGATTACACCCGGCGTCCCGGCCTTCGCGGCGGCGGCGGCCGTGCTCGGACGAGAGCTGACCGTGCCTGAAATCGGCCAATCGGTGGTTCTCACTCGCACCTCGGGCCGGGCGTCCTCCATGCCGGAGACGGAGAGTCTCACGCTATTCGCCCAGACGAGGGCGACGCTCGCGATTCACCTCTCGATCCACGTGATCGAGAAGGTGGTCGAGGATCTGCTCCCGGCATACGGCTCCGATTGTCCCGCCGCGGTGGTCTGGCGCGCGTCCTGGCCCGACGAGCGGGTCCTGAAAGGCACCCTGGGAACCATCGCTCCCATGGTCCGGGCGGAAAAGCTGGAGCGAACGGCCCTGATCCTGGTAGGCCGTACACTCGAAGCGACGGATTTCCGCGACAGCGCACTCTATTCGACGGATTACGACCGACGCTTCCGTCCCAGCCTGCGCAAGGATACTTGA
- a CDS encoding cobalt-precorrin-6A reductase, with protein MRILVLGGTTEASALAARLANRAGFNPLLSLAGRTRDPHPLPIPTRIGGFGGVEGLTRFLRDEPVEAVVDATHPFAAIISRNAAEACARAGVPLLALRRPPWTRQEGDRWIGVPSMEAAVAALGETPRRVFLTIGRMELPHFAAAPLHTYLVRTIEPVGDALPVPNVVAIRDRAPFDEAAEHALMERERVDVLVTKNSGGAATYPKIAAARTLGLPVIVVARPRVPAGVEEVATANAALDWLERRHARTP; from the coding sequence ATGCGCATTCTCGTTCTAGGCGGCACCACGGAAGCCTCCGCGCTCGCGGCGCGGCTCGCGAACCGGGCCGGCTTCAACCCTCTCCTGTCTCTCGCAGGCCGTACCCGCGACCCGCATCCCCTGCCGATCCCGACACGCATCGGCGGCTTCGGCGGTGTGGAGGGGCTGACCCGCTTCCTGCGGGACGAGCCTGTCGAAGCAGTGGTCGATGCGACGCATCCTTTCGCCGCCATCATCTCCCGCAATGCCGCTGAAGCCTGCGCGAGGGCCGGGGTGCCGCTTCTCGCCCTTCGCCGTCCGCCCTGGACACGGCAGGAGGGCGACCGCTGGATCGGCGTGCCGTCCATGGAAGCGGCGGTCGCGGCGCTCGGAGAGACACCGCGCCGTGTCTTTCTCACGATCGGCCGGATGGAGCTTCCTCACTTTGCGGCTGCACCCCTGCACACTTACCTGGTCCGGACCATCGAGCCCGTCGGCGATGCGCTTCCGGTTCCGAATGTCGTCGCCATTCGCGACCGCGCGCCCTTCGACGAGGCTGCCGAGCATGCGCTCATGGAGCGCGAGCGGGTCGACGTGCTGGTGACGAAGAATTCGGGCGGCGCCGCGACCTATCCGAAGATCGCGGCTGCGCGGACTCTGGGCTTGCCGGTCATCGTCGTGGCGCGGCCCCGAGTGCCTGCGGGCGTCGAGGAGGTTGCGACGGCAAACGCGGCTCTCGACTGGCTCGAACGGCGTCACGCGCGCACTCCGTAA
- the ctaD gene encoding cytochrome c oxidase subunit I has translation MVDVPLGSIGAVPAPDVEDVELYHPHSWVTKYVFSQDAKVIAIQYSFTALSVGLIALVLSWLMRLQLGFPGVFSFIDANAYYQFITMHGMMMVVYVLTALFLGGFGNYLIPLMVGARDMVFPYVNMLSFWVYLLAVLILIASFFAPGGPTGAGWTLYPPQAILSGTPGGQDWGIILMLVSLMVFIIGFTMGGLNYVVTVLQARARGMTLMRMPLTVWAIFTASFMALLAFPALFVGSVMMLFDRALGTSFFMPSIVEMGQPLDRSGGSPLLFQHLFWFFGHPEVYIVALPAFGIVSDLISTHARRNIFGYRMMVWALLAIGALSFVVWAHHMYVSGMNPYFGFFFATTTLIIAIPTAIKVYNWILTLWRGNIHLTVPMLFALAFIVTFLNGGLTGLFLGNVVVDVPLSDTMFVVAHFHMVMGVAPILVIFGAIYHWYPKVTGRMLNDTLGKIHFWVTFLGAYAIFFPMHYLGLMGVPRRYYEIGEMSFVPPSAHTLNAFITIAALIVGATQLLFVFNLFWSLRHGRPSGGNPWRATTLEWQTPETPPPHGNWGKTLPVVYRWAYDYSVPGAAEDFIPQNQPNAQVPSGVAHG, from the coding sequence ATGGTTGATGTCCCGCTAGGTTCCATCGGAGCGGTCCCCGCTCCAGATGTCGAAGATGTCGAGCTCTATCACCCCCATAGCTGGGTGACGAAATACGTCTTCAGCCAGGACGCGAAGGTCATTGCCATCCAATATTCCTTCACGGCCCTCTCGGTGGGCCTGATCGCCCTCGTGCTGTCGTGGCTGATGCGCCTGCAGCTCGGGTTTCCCGGCGTCTTTTCGTTCATCGATGCCAACGCCTATTACCAGTTCATCACCATGCACGGGATGATGATGGTGGTCTATGTGCTGACGGCGCTCTTCCTCGGCGGTTTCGGCAACTACCTGATCCCTCTGATGGTCGGCGCGCGCGACATGGTCTTTCCCTATGTCAACATGCTGAGCTTCTGGGTCTATCTCCTGGCCGTGCTGATCCTGATCGCGAGCTTCTTCGCGCCGGGCGGCCCGACCGGCGCCGGATGGACCCTGTATCCCCCGCAGGCGATCCTGTCGGGCACGCCCGGGGGGCAGGACTGGGGCATCATTCTGATGCTGGTTTCCCTGATGGTCTTCATCATCGGCTTCACGATGGGCGGCTTGAACTATGTGGTGACGGTGCTGCAGGCGCGGGCGCGCGGCATGACCCTGATGCGGATGCCCCTGACCGTCTGGGCCATCTTCACCGCGAGCTTCATGGCGCTGCTCGCCTTTCCGGCCCTGTTCGTCGGCTCCGTGATGATGCTGTTCGACAGGGCGCTCGGCACGAGCTTCTTCATGCCGTCGATCGTCGAGATGGGCCAGCCTCTGGATCGCAGCGGCGGAAGCCCCCTGCTGTTCCAGCATCTCTTCTGGTTCTTCGGCCATCCCGAAGTCTACATCGTCGCCCTGCCGGCCTTCGGCATCGTGTCCGATCTGATCAGCACCCATGCGCGACGCAACATCTTCGGCTACCGCATGATGGTCTGGGCGCTACTCGCTATCGGCGCGCTGAGCTTCGTGGTCTGGGCGCACCACATGTATGTGAGCGGGATGAACCCGTATTTCGGGTTCTTCTTCGCCACGACGACGCTCATCATCGCGATCCCGACGGCCATCAAGGTCTATAACTGGATCCTGACCCTCTGGCGCGGCAACATCCACCTCACCGTCCCGATGCTGTTCGCGCTCGCCTTCATCGTCACCTTCCTGAACGGGGGTCTCACGGGGCTTTTCCTCGGCAACGTGGTGGTGGACGTTCCCCTCTCCGACACGATGTTCGTGGTGGCGCATTTCCACATGGTGATGGGCGTCGCTCCGATCCTGGTGATCTTCGGCGCGATCTATCACTGGTACCCGAAGGTGACCGGCCGGATGTTGAACGACACACTCGGCAAAATTCATTTCTGGGTCACGTTCCTGGGCGCCTACGCGATCTTCTTTCCCATGCATTATCTGGGCCTCATGGGGGTGCCGCGCCGCTATTACGAGATCGGCGAGATGAGCTTCGTTCCCCCCTCCGCCCACACGCTCAATGCCTTCATCACCATCGCGGCGCTGATCGTGGGCGCGACCCAGCTGCTCTTCGTCTTCAACCTGTTCTGGAGCCTCCGGCACGGACGGCCGTCCGGCGGCAATCCCTGGCGGGCGACCACCCTTGAATGGCAGACCCCGGAAACGCCCCCTCCGCACGGCAATTGGGGCAAGACGCTGCCGGTGGTCTATCGTTGGGCCTACGATTACAGCGT
- a CDS encoding PRC-barrel domain-containing protein, with product MERVEERLTAADQNGLVSTPTSAGIPATTGSAGPGPVAGSSTVGIAVVDVRTLYSGFSVKDQILGHEIYNDKGERVGHIADLIVAPDKVATYAIVGTGGFIDLGEHLTAVPVSQFTLKDGQIVLSNATKQSLEAMPRFVRASNE from the coding sequence GTGGAGCGGGTCGAGGAGCGGCTCACGGCGGCGGATCAGAACGGGCTCGTGTCGACGCCGACGAGCGCCGGCATTCCGGCAACGACCGGCAGCGCCGGACCAGGCCCTGTCGCCGGCTCGTCGACCGTAGGCATCGCCGTCGTGGACGTCCGGACGCTCTACAGCGGCTTCAGCGTGAAGGATCAGATCCTCGGGCACGAGATCTACAACGACAAGGGAGAGCGGGTCGGCCATATCGCGGATCTGATCGTCGCGCCCGATAAGGTGGCCACCTACGCCATCGTCGGCACCGGCGGCTTCATCGATCTCGGGGAGCACCTGACGGCGGTGCCCGTCAGCCAGTTCACGCTTAAGGATGGCCAGATCGTGCTGTCGAACGCGACCAAGCAGTCGCTCGAAGCCATGCCCCGGTTCGTGCGGGCCAGCAACGAGTAG